A region of Vespula vulgaris chromosome 1, iyVesVulg1.1, whole genome shotgun sequence DNA encodes the following proteins:
- the LOC127062956 gene encoding serine-rich adhesin for platelets-like isoform X23: protein MWRIICLITTFLTFGYGFSDPSDNTSEAFPLEYELEIQDSYTFHLFKCEEVGNFPHPLNCKLFYECSLYKHGRYRRFLRKCKIGFVFSTNLGKCTYPQESGRPECSGKGILTTPSRPTKHPSSKITKVPTHRTTTRKNKTHLKTTILPTLPPKIECLAEGFMAHPTDCAKYYVCISRINNTFQVFEMKCKLGTIWDREKEICSHRWKVRNPRCGPYITDEPTTRSTEDVTKATQHSTHKLITEILTSTSIQQTTGLTTGTVTQTSAHSVSTEATVTIPPSSTDARTDKSTEPVTQTTELTPKSMTETITHSSVKPSTILPTSPSTKVITETRSPSSAESSTDLLVGTSTESLTETADVSTSTPVTQKGSSSSEKSSTDRASSTKIDPSSVEPSTKSLTSTSTPVGTLTAKSSTLTTVTEAVTSSSIKPATDLLVGTSTESVTGTSGLSTSTQENETVRPSSVEPSTDLLTSTSTPAGTVTVEHSTLPPVTQTVTSSSDKSSTDLLVGTTTESVSKTSGLSTSTSENETVRPSSIEPSTDLLTSTNVPPSTVTAEHTTRTSEKETTEHTTVDPSTKIIVVTSTIIVTENPQHPTNTTENETVSPSSVEPSTDLLTSTSTPRGSVTVEHSTLPPVTQTVTSSSVKSSTDLPVGPTTETITETTGLSSSTPESETVRPSSREPSTELSTSTNTPRGTVTVEHSTLPPVTQTVTSSSAATSTDLTVGPTTETITKTTGLSSSTPESETVRPSSREPSTELSTSTNTPRGTVTVEHSTLPQVTQTATSSSVKSSTDLLVGTTTESVTGTTGLSSSTSEKETVRSSSVEPSTDLLTSTSTPRGSVTVEHSTLPPVTQTVTSSSVKSSTDLPVGPTTETITETTGLSSSTPESETVRPSSREPSTELSTSTNTPRGTVTVEHSTLPPVTQTVTSSSVKSSTDLLVGTTTESVTGTTGLSSSTSEKETVRPSSVEPSTDLLTSTSTPRGTVTVEHSTLPPVTQTVTSSSVKSSTDLPVGPTTETITETTGLSSSTPESETVRPSSREPSTELSTSTNTPRGTVTVEHSTLPPVTQTVTSSSVKSSTDLLVGTTTESVTGTTGLSSSTSEKETVRPSSVEPSTDLLTSTSTPRGTVTVEHSTLPQVTQTVTSSSAATSTDLTVGPTTETITETTGLSSSTPESETVRPSSREPSTELSTSTNTPRGTVTVEHSTLPPVTQTATSSSLKPATDLLVGTTTESVTETSGLSRSTPENETVRPSSLEPSTELLTSTSTPRDTVTVEHSTLPPVTQTVTSSSAATSTDLTVGPTTESVTGTTGLSSSTSEKETVRPSSVEPSTNLLTSTSTSAGTVTVEHSTLPPVTQTATSSSLKPATDLLVGTTTESVTETSGLSRSTPENETVRPSSLEPSTELLTSTSTPRDTVTVEHSTLPPVTQTVTSSSAATSTDLTVGPTTESVTGTTGLSSSTSEKETVRPSSVEPSTNLLTSTSTSAGTVTVEHSTLPSVTQTATSSSLKPATDLLVGTTTESVTETSGLSRSTPENETVRPSSLEPSTELLTSTSTPRDTVTVEHSTLPPVTQTVTSLSAATSTDLTVGPTTESVTGTTGLSSSTSEKETVRPSSVEPSTDLLTSTSTSTSTVTFEHSTFTPVTQTVTSSLETSTYLSTASNTNPLTETAEPSTHSPVTDTRSSSSINSSTAPSRSTTSESVPETTDLSTHISLTESVFTTSPESSTNLISVSTAGTISSTIESSTNVNSVKLSSTSESPMDKTVCTTLGFFPNPNDCSKFFRCVQVDDVFTRIDFVCPDETVWDQELLRCNSVSVSHSNCKNSPPDIDDEPDMSGDDNMCPIGKLSGDQIALVCPTGFRKHPKYCNIFYQCTSESNLDINIALFACPEGTIYNHNEMQCVFASTANYRMFGCKNVLLNPMANSVPILTVPSTQLCPSEGSFSYHPGCSNAYFKCKRNRKGLLQGYLYKCPVDYVFSPFSRNCEPAKYFPLCLNPTQNFQTNSYSSGLYLTHHNIFYIGKQLS, encoded by the exons atgtGGAGGATCATCTGCCTTATAACTACTTTTTTAACGTTCGGATACGGTTTTTCTGATCCATCTGACAATACGTCTGAAGCTTTTCCACTGGAATACG AACTTGAAATACAAGATAGTTACACCTTCCATTTGTTCAAATGCGAGGAAGTGGGTAACTTTCCTCATCCTCTCAATTGCAAATTGTTTTATGAGTGTAGTTTATACAAGCATGGACGTTACCGTCGTTTCCTTCGTAAATGCAAGATAGGATTTGTCTTTTCGACAAATTTAGGCAAATGTACTTATCCTCAAGAAAGTGGGAGACCAGAATGCAGTGGTAAAGGAATCTTAACGACACCATCACGGCCTACAA AACATCCTTCATCTAAAATAACTAAAGTGCCCACGCATCGAACTACTACACGCAAAAATAAAACGCATTTAAAAACTACTATCTTACCGACTTTGCCACCGAAAATAGAGTGCCTTGCGGAAGGTTTCATGGCACATCCTACGGATTGTGCGAAatattacgtatgtatttcgCGAATCAATAATACATTTCAAGTCTTTGAAATGAAATGTAAACTTGGGACAATATGGgatcgagaaaaggaaatttgCAGCCATCGTTGGAAAGTACGAAACCCTCGTTGTGGCCCATATATTACAG ATGAACCAACTACTAGAAGTACTGAGGATGTTACCAAGGCTACACAGCATTCTACACATAAGCTAATAACTGAAATTCTTACGTCTACATCGATTCAACAAACAACAG GTTTAACTACTGGAACTGTTACTCAAACATCAGCGCATTCTGTAAGTACAGAAGCTACTGTAACAATTCCACCTTCATCGACTGATGCAAGAACTGATAAAAGTACTGAACCTGTTACTCAGACCACAGAATTAACACCTAAATCAATGACTGAGACAATTACACATTCATCAGTTAAACCATCGACAATCCTACCAACCAGTCCGAGTACTAAAGTCATTACAGAAACTAGATCGCCTTCATCGGCTGAATCCTCCACAGACCTATTAGTTGGGACAAGTACTGAATCTCTAACAGAGACTGCAGATGTGTCAACAAGTACACCAGTAACTCAAAAAGGTTCTTCATCGTCAGAGAAATCATCGACAGATCGAGCGTCTAGCACAAAAATTGATCCTTCATCGGTAGAACCATCGACAAAATCATTGACAAGTACAAGTACTCCAGTTGGCACGCTAACGGCAAAGTCTTCTACACTTACAACAGTAACAGAAGCTGTAACGTCTTCATCCATTAAGCCAGCAACAGATCTACTAGTTGGAACAAGTACTGAAAGTGTTACCGGAACTTCTGGGCTTTCAACGAGTACACAAGAAAATGAGACAGTTCGTCCATCTTCGGTTGAGCCATCCACAGATCTTTTGACGAGTACAAGTACTCCAGCAGGCACTGTAACAGTTGAGCATTCTACACTTCCACCAGTAACACAAACAGTAACGTCTTCATCCGATAAATCGTCTACAGATCTACTAGTTGGAACAACTACTGAAAGTGTTAGCAAAACTTCCGGACTTTCGACGAGTACATCAGAAAATGAGACAGTTCGACCTTCTTCAATTGAGCCATCTACAGACCTATTGACAAGTACAAATGTACCACCTAGTACCGTTACGGCAGAGCATACTACAAGGACatcggaaaaagaaacaacagaaCATACAACTGTTGACCCATCCACTAAAATAATAGTTGTTACAAGTACCATTATTGTCACTGAAAATCCACAGCATCCGACGAATACAACAGAGAATGAGACAGTTTCTCCTTCGTCGGTTGAGCCATCCACTGATCTTTTGACGAGTACCAGTACTCCAAGAGGCTCTGTAACAGTTGAACATTCTACACTTCCACCAGTAACACAAACAGTAACGTCCTCATCCGTTAAATCGTCTACAGACCTACCAGTTGGACCAACTACTGAAACCATTACTGAAACTACTGGACTTTCGTCGAGTACACCAGAAAGTGAGACCGTTCGACCTTCTTCACGTGAGCCATCCACCGAACTCTCGACGAGTACCAATACTCCAAGAGGCACTGTAACAGTTGAGCATTCTACACTTCCACCAGTAACACAAACAGTAACATCTTCATCGGCTGCAACAAGTACAGACCTAACAGTTGGACCAACTACTGAAACCATTACTAAAACTACTGGACTTTCGTCGAGTACACCAGAAAGTGAGACCGTTCGACCTTCTTCACGTGAGCCATCCACCGAACTCTCGACGAGTACCAATACTCCAAGAG GCACTGTAACAGTTGAACATTCTACACTTCCACAAGTAACACAAACAGCAACGTCTTCATCCGTTAAATCGTCTACAGACTTACTAGTTGGAACAACTACTGAAAGTGTCACCGGAACTACTGGGCTTTCGTCAAGTacatcagaaaaagaaactgttCGTTCTTCTTCGGTTGAGCCATCCACTGATCTTTTAACGAGTACCAGTACTCCAAGAGGCTCTGTAACAGTTGAACATTCTACACTTCCACCAGTAACACAAACAGTAACGTCCTCATCCGTTAAATCGTCTACAGACCTACCAGTTGGACCAACTACTGAAACCATTACTGAAACTACTGGACTTTCGTCGAGTACTCCAGAAAGTGAGACCGTTCGACCTTCTTCACGTGAGCCATCCACCGAACTCTCGACGAGTACCAATACTCCAAGAGGCACTGTAACAGTTGAGCATTCTACACTTCCACCAGTAACACAAACAGTAACATCTTCATCCGTTAAATCGTCTACAGACTTACTAGTTGGAACAACTACTGAAAGTGTTACCGGAACTACTGGGCTTTCATCAAGTacatcagaaaaagaaactgttCGTCCTTCTTCGGTTGAGCCATCCACTGATCTTTTGACGAGTACAAGTACTCCAAGAGGCACTGTAACAGTTGAACATTCTACACTTCCACCAGTAACACAAACAGTAACGTCCTCATCCGTTAAATCGTCTACAGACCTACCAGTTGGACCAACTACTGAAACCATTACTGAAACTACTGGACTTTCGTCGAGTACTCCAGAAAGTGAGACCGTTCGACCTTCTTCACGTGAGCCATCCACCGAACTCTCGACGAGTACCAATACTCCAAGAGGCACTGTAACAGTTGAGCATTCTACACTTCCACCAGTAACACAAACAGTAACATCTTCATCCGTTAAATCGTCTACAGACTTACTAGTTGGAACAACTACTGAAAGTGTTACCGGAACTACTGGGCTTTCATCAAGTacatcagaaaaagaaactgttCGTCCTTCTTCGGTTGAGCCATCCACTGATCTTTTGACGAGTACAAGTACTCCAAGAGGCACTGTAACAGTTGAACATTCTACACTTCCACAAGTAACACAAACAGTAACATCTTCATCGGCTGCAACAAGTACAGACCTAACAGTTGGACCAACTACTGAAACCATTACTGAAACTACTGGACTTTCGTCGAGTACACCAGAAAGTGAGACCGTTCGACCTTCTTCACGTGAGCCATCCACCGAACTCTCGACGAGTACCAATACTCCAAGAG GCACTGTAACAGTTGAACATTCTACACTTCCCCCAGTAACACAAACAGCAACGTCTTCATCCTTGAAACCGGCTACAGATCTACTAGTTGGAACAACTACTGAAAGTGTTACTGAGACTTCTGGTCTTTCAAGGAGTACACCAGAAAATGAGACCGTTCGACCTTCTTCTCTTGAGCCATCCACCGAACTCTTGACGAGTACCAGTACTCCAAGAGACACTGTAACAGTTGAGCATTCTACACTTCCACCAGTAACACAAACAGTAACGTCTTCATCGGCTGCAACAAGTACAGACCTAACAGTTGGACCAACTACTGAAAGTGTTACCGGAACTACTGGGCTTTCGTCAAGTacatcagaaaaagaaactgttCGTCCTTCTTCGGTTGAGCCATCCACCAATCTATTGACTAGTACAAGTACTTCTGCAGGCACTGTAACAGTTGAACATTCTACACTTCCCCCAGTAACACAAACAGCAACGTCTTCATCCTTGAAACCGGCTACAGATCTACTAGTTGGAACAACTACTGAAAGTGTTACTGAGACTTCTGGTCTTTCAAGGAGTACACCAGAAAATGAGACCGTTCGACCTTCTTCTCTTGAGCCATCCACCGAACTCTTGACGAGTACCAGTACTCCAAGAGACACTGTAACAGTTGAGCATTCTACACTTCCACCAGTAACACAAACAGTAACGTCTTCATCGGCTGCAACAAGTACAGACCTAACAGTTGGACCAACTACTGAAAGTGTTACCGGAACTACTGGGCTTTCGTCAAGTacatcagaaaaagaaactgttCGTCCTTCTTCGGTTGAGCCATCCACCAATCTATTGACTAGTACAAGTACTTCTGCAGGCACTGTAACAGTTGAACATTCTACACTTCCCTCAGTAACACAAACAGCAACGTCTTCATCCTTGAAACCGGCTACAGATCTACTAGTTGGAACAACTACTGAAAGTGTTACTGAGACTTCTGGTCTTTCAAGGAGTACACCAGAAAATGAGACCGTTCGACCTTCTTCTCTTGAGCCATCCACCGAACTCTTGACGAGTACCAGTACTCCAAGAGACACTGTAACAGTTGAGCATTCTACACTTCCACCAGTAACACAAACAGTAACGTCTTTATCGGCTGCAACAAGTACAGAC CTAACAGTTGGACCAACTACTGAAAGTGTTACCGGAACTACTGGGCTTTCGTCAAGTacatcagaaaaagaaactgttCGTCCTTCTTCGGTTGAGCCATCCACCGATCTATTGACTAGTACAAGTACTTCTACAAGCACTGTAACATTTGAACATTCTACATTTACACCAGTAACACAAACTGTAACGTCTTCGTTAGAAACATCGACATATCTATCAACAGCTTCTAATACAAACCCTCTTACTGAAACTGCTGAGCCGTCAACACATTCACCAGTAACTGATACTCGTTCGTCTTCCTCCATTAATTCATCTACGGCTCCTTCTAGAAGTACTACTTCTGAGAGTGTTCCCGAAACGACAGATCTTTCTACACATATATCTTTAACCGAATCTGTCTTTACTACATCTCCTGAATCTTCAACAAACTTAATATCTGTTTCAACTGCTGGAACCATATCTTCTACTATAGAATCTTCAACTAATGTTAACTCCGTGAAACTGTCGTCTACTTCAGAATCTCCTATGGATAAAACAGTATGCACAACCCTTGGTTTCTTCCCGAATCCCAATGATTGCTCTAAGTTCTTCAGATGTGTCCAAGTTGACGATGTATTTACTAGAATCGATTTCGTTTGTCCCGATGAAACTGTTTGGGATCAAGAATTGTTACGTTGCAATTCTGTGTCTGTATCACATTCTAATTGTAAGAATAGTCCACCAGATATAGATGATGAACCTGATATGTCAGGGGACGATAACATGTGTCCTATTGGAAAATTATCTGGTGATCAAATAGCACTTGTTTGTCCTACAGGATTTCGAAAACATcctaaatattgtaatattttctacCAGTGCACATCTGAGAGTAATTTGGATATTAATATTGCCTTGTTTGCATGTCCCGAAGGTACGATTTACAATCATAATGAAATGCAATGTGTTTTCGCAAGTACGGCTAATTACCGTATGTTTGGCTGTAAGAATGTTCTTTTGAATCCAATGGCTAACTCAGTTCCTATC ttgACCGTTCCATCTACACAGCTTTGTCCATCCGAAGGCTCGTTCTCATATCATCCAGGTTGTTCAAATGCATACTTCAAATGCAAACGCAATCGAAAAGGCTTACTACAAGGCTATCTCTATAAATGTCCTGTTGATTACGTGTTCTCTCCGTTTTCAAGAAATTGCGAACCAGCAAAATATTTTCCACTTTGTTTAAATCCTACTCagaattttcaaacgaattcaTACTCTAGTGGTTTATATTTGACCCATCATAACATCTTTTATATTGGAAAACAATTatcttag